The following proteins are co-located in the Schistosoma mansoni, WGS project CABG00000000 data, supercontig 0677, strain Puerto Rico, whole genome shotgun sequence genome:
- a CDS encoding rhodopsin-like orphan GPCR,putative, producing the protein MISMNSSELIFTERPQRIFQDCILLVQNYSYIQELKCLSSKVIGTIVGYLIPIYSIPCIIINLFMAINVIMKGKKASRQLIYISGICLSSAIANIMFIWLWQYPSYGLPYTTNGTQFFSFLNISITACRFHRFMYSFSATFMCNMRVCASSDRCLAVWKPIMLRKFRHHYAWYVYGVVIFISALLMLPFAIEVNWIPTKYGLQCWVQSANVYIQIHHAFLSNLGPVQTMILIIIDITFAFKFRQQLKKNKTDGIDVTSSKQMHRYLLLFISAASYNVLAATQCTFLLLARLGSVSFIKFESGLAYNISDILWYINSLREVLDFVIYHRCFHVFSGITSRISKMFYYTSKKTISVSRDISKISVVSGHNY; encoded by the coding sequence ATGATAAGTATGAACTCAAGTGAATTAATTTTTACTGAAAGACCTCAAAGAATATTTCAAGATTGTATTTTACTTGTACAAAATTATTCTTATATTCAAGAGCTGAAATGTTTATCATCTAAAGTAATCGGTACAATAGTTGGTTATCTTATACCAATTTACAGTATACCTTGtatcataattaatttattcatggCTATCAATGTAATAATGAAAGGTAAAAAAGCATCACGTCAACTGATTTATATTTCTGGTATATGCTTATCAAGTGCAATAGCAAATATTATGTTTATATGGTTATGGCAGTATCCTTCTTATGGTTTACCGTATACGACAAATGGAACCCAATTTTTTTCATTCCTAAATATCTCGATTACTGCATGCCGCTTTCATCGTTTCATGTATTCATTCTCAGCAACATTCATGTGTAATATGCGTGTATGTGCTTCATCCGACAGATGCTTAGCTGTATGGAAACCAATAATGTTGAGAAAATTTCGTCATCATTACGCTTGGTATGTTTATGGAgttgtcatttttattagtgCATTACTAATGCTACCATTTGCTATTGAAGTTAACTGGATACCAACAAAATACGGCTTGCAATGTTGGGTTCAGAGTGCCAATGTATACATACAAATACATCATGCATTTCTTTCAAATTTAGGTCCTGTACAAACtatgatattgataataattgatATAACATTTGCCTTCAAATTTCGTCAACAACTGAAAAAGAATAAAACAGATGGGATAGATGTTACAAGTAGTAAACAAATGCATCGTTATTTACTGTTGTTTATATCAGCTGCATCGTATAATGTACTAGCTGCAACACAATGTACATTTTTACTACTTGCACGTTTAGGTAGTGTTAGTTTCATTAAATTTGAATCAGGTCTTGCTTATAACATATCAGATATTTTATGGTACATAAACTCATTAAGAGAAGTACTTGACTTCGTCATTTATCATAGATGTTTTCATGTATTCAGTGGTATTACATCAAGAATatctaaaatgttttattacacGTCGAAAAAAACTATTTCAGTCAGTCGTGATATTAGTAAAATAAGCGTTGTATCAGGCCACAATTACTGA